From the Bacillus tuaregi genome, one window contains:
- the ppdK gene encoding pyruvate, phosphate dikinase: MNKFVYLFNEGNSEMKDLLGGKGANLAEMTNIGLPVPFGFTISTQACNDYYDAGKKISQYVEEQIIAALQTLEDKSGKRLGDPSNPLLVSVRSGSVFSMPGMMDTVLNLGMNDDTVKGVATLTENARFAYDSYRRFIQMFSNVVLGIDSFYFEQYLEETREAKGYQADPELTAEDWKEVIVGYKEIVKKHTKSDFPQEPKAQLFLAINAVFDSWNNQRAIIYRRLNKIPDHLGTAVNIQSMVFGNMGNDSGTGVAFTRNPSTGEATLYGEYLINAQGEDVVAGIRTPQPIHVLQKDMPEVYEKFTATCQLLEKHYKDMQDIEFTVERGELFILQTRTGKRTAQAAIRIAVEMVKEGIIDKETAILRVDPEQLDQLLHRRIDDTFVRKQLAKGLPASPGAATGSVVFDADEAEQLGNDGKKVILVRPETTPDDIHGIVASQAIVTSRGGMTSHAAVVARGMGKACICGCEALKIDLAGKKFTVGDTVVQYGDVITIDGSTGEIMLGEIPMIDPQLSEEFQLLLSWADETRKLGVRANADNPEDAAKALEFGAGGIGLCRTEHMFMDPKRIPIVQEMILAENYEERMSALDKLLPMQQSDFEGIFEAMQGLPVTIRLLDPPMHEFLPDKEELLVEVTKLQMTAPDSSQLKEKEYLLKKVNQLAEFNPMLGHRGCRLGMIFPEIYEMQAKAIFNAVVTLISKGLEVKPEIMIPLVGHVNELKAMRQLVVETAEKVKQEAGKEFDYLVGTMIEVPRAALTADQIAEEADFFSFGTNDLTQTTFGYSRDDAEGKFLQSYIEQKVLPENPFAVLDQQGVGKLVETGVKLGRQVKPNLKTGICGEHGGEKSSIAFCYEAGLDYVSCSPYRVPLARLAAAQATIRHEQTDEKETIGSK, from the coding sequence ATGAATAAGTTTGTTTACTTATTTAATGAAGGAAATAGTGAAATGAAAGACTTATTAGGGGGAAAAGGGGCAAACTTGGCTGAAATGACGAATATCGGTTTACCTGTTCCATTTGGTTTTACCATTTCTACCCAAGCTTGTAATGATTATTATGATGCCGGTAAAAAAATATCTCAATACGTAGAAGAACAAATTATAGCGGCGCTTCAAACACTTGAGGATAAATCAGGAAAAAGATTAGGTGACCCGTCCAATCCATTATTGGTTTCTGTTCGTTCAGGTTCTGTTTTTTCTATGCCTGGAATGATGGATACAGTATTAAACCTTGGTATGAACGATGACACCGTAAAGGGTGTTGCCACTTTAACGGAAAATGCCCGCTTTGCTTATGATTCTTACCGCCGCTTTATTCAAATGTTTAGTAATGTAGTACTTGGCATTGACAGCTTTTATTTTGAGCAATATTTAGAAGAAACCCGTGAAGCAAAGGGCTATCAGGCAGATCCTGAATTAACGGCTGAGGATTGGAAGGAAGTTATAGTTGGTTATAAAGAAATTGTAAAAAAACATACGAAAAGTGATTTCCCTCAGGAGCCAAAAGCGCAATTATTCCTGGCTATTAATGCTGTTTTTGATTCATGGAACAATCAGCGTGCGATTATTTACCGTCGCTTGAACAAAATTCCTGATCATTTAGGTACGGCTGTAAATATCCAAAGCATGGTATTTGGTAATATGGGAAATGATTCTGGTACAGGTGTTGCCTTTACACGTAACCCATCAACAGGTGAAGCTACTCTTTATGGTGAATACTTAATCAATGCACAAGGAGAAGACGTGGTGGCAGGAATTCGTACACCACAGCCAATTCACGTGCTTCAAAAAGACATGCCTGAAGTGTATGAAAAGTTTACGGCGACATGTCAATTACTTGAAAAACATTATAAAGATATGCAAGATATCGAATTTACCGTTGAGCGTGGCGAATTATTTATTCTGCAAACACGAACAGGTAAACGAACAGCACAGGCTGCGATTCGTATTGCTGTTGAAATGGTAAAGGAAGGGATTATTGATAAGGAGACAGCTATACTACGTGTTGATCCAGAGCAGTTAGATCAGCTTCTTCACCGTCGCATTGATGATACATTTGTACGTAAACAATTAGCTAAAGGTTTACCTGCCTCACCGGGGGCTGCTACAGGTTCAGTGGTATTTGATGCAGACGAAGCGGAGCAGTTAGGGAATGATGGGAAAAAGGTTATTCTTGTTCGTCCTGAAACAACACCGGATGATATTCACGGAATTGTGGCTTCGCAGGCAATTGTGACTAGCCGTGGTGGAATGACAAGTCATGCTGCCGTTGTAGCCCGTGGAATGGGGAAGGCCTGTATTTGTGGTTGTGAAGCATTAAAAATAGATTTAGCTGGAAAGAAATTTACTGTCGGCGATACCGTTGTTCAATATGGTGATGTCATTACCATTGATGGTTCAACAGGCGAAATCATGCTTGGAGAAATACCAATGATTGATCCGCAGCTTTCTGAAGAGTTCCAATTATTGCTTTCATGGGCAGATGAAACAAGAAAGCTTGGTGTTCGTGCGAATGCTGACAATCCTGAAGATGCTGCGAAAGCACTGGAATTTGGGGCAGGCGGAATCGGACTTTGCCGTACCGAGCATATGTTTATGGATCCAAAACGGATACCGATTGTACAGGAAATGATATTGGCAGAAAACTACGAAGAGCGTATGAGTGCATTAGATAAATTATTACCAATGCAGCAGAGTGATTTTGAAGGTATTTTTGAAGCCATGCAAGGTCTTCCGGTTACGATTCGTTTACTTGATCCTCCAATGCATGAGTTTTTACCTGATAAAGAAGAGCTTCTAGTAGAAGTAACAAAGCTGCAAATGACAGCACCAGATTCTTCCCAATTAAAAGAGAAGGAATACTTATTGAAAAAAGTAAATCAGCTAGCCGAGTTTAACCCGATGCTAGGACATCGCGGCTGTCGTTTAGGTATGATATTCCCTGAAATATACGAAATGCAGGCAAAAGCTATTTTCAATGCGGTTGTAACATTAATCAGCAAAGGTCTGGAAGTAAAGCCGGAGATTATGATTCCACTTGTTGGCCATGTGAATGAGCTGAAAGCGATGCGCCAGCTTGTTGTTGAAACCGCTGAAAAAGTGAAGCAAGAAGCAGGCAAGGAATTTGATTACTTAGTAGGAACTATGATTGAAGTTCCACGTGCTGCTCTTACAGCAGATCAAATCGCTGAAGAAGCTGATTTCTTCTCCTTCGGTACAAATGATTTAACGCAGACAACCTTCGGCTACAGTCGTGATGATGCAGAAGGTAAGTTCCTGCAATCCTATATCGAGCAAAAGGTTCTTCCTGAAAATCCATTTGCTGTGCTTGATCAACAGGGTGTTGGTAAACTAGTTGAAACAGGTGTTAAGCTTGGACGTCAAGTGAAGCCTAATTTAAAAACAGGGATTTGTGGTGAACATGGCGGTGAAAAATCCTCCATTGCCTTCTGCTATGAAGCAGGTTTAGATTATGTAAGCTGTTCACCATACCGAGTGCCTTTAGCACGTCTTGCTGCAGCTCAAGCAACAATTCGTCATGAACAAACGGACGAAAAGGAAACCATTGGTTCAAAATAA
- a CDS encoding pyruvate, water dikinase regulatory protein, whose amino-acid sequence MLSEKEVVYVVSDSVGETAEFVVKAVATQFNGGYVDIRRHSYAEDKEDIEEVLAMARQTNSIIAYTIVIPQLKRYLDQRANEEGIIAVDLLNPLMESFMKRFKKEPNHQPKLMRQLDDEYFRRVEAIEFAVKYDDGRDPRGVMRADIVLIGVSRTSKTPLSMYLAHQGFKVANVPLVPEVSPPEELFKVPRNKCVGLVITPDKLNEIRKERLKSLGLRSEANYASFERILEELEHSEKVMKRVGCPVINVSNKAVEETANLIIDILKSERSR is encoded by the coding sequence ATTTTATCAGAAAAAGAAGTTGTGTACGTTGTTTCAGACTCTGTAGGTGAAACTGCGGAATTTGTTGTAAAAGCTGTCGCAACCCAATTTAATGGGGGGTATGTGGACATACGCAGGCATTCTTATGCAGAGGACAAAGAAGATATTGAAGAAGTTCTTGCGATGGCAAGGCAGACAAACTCTATTATTGCTTATACGATTGTGATTCCACAGTTAAAGAGATATCTAGATCAGCGTGCTAATGAAGAGGGAATAATCGCTGTCGATCTCTTGAATCCACTCATGGAATCCTTTATGAAAAGATTTAAAAAAGAGCCAAATCATCAGCCAAAATTAATGAGACAGCTTGATGATGAATATTTTCGTCGTGTAGAAGCGATTGAATTCGCTGTTAAATATGATGATGGTCGTGATCCTCGTGGGGTTATGCGGGCGGACATTGTCTTAATCGGTGTTTCGCGAACATCCAAAACACCATTGTCAATGTATTTGGCACACCAGGGATTTAAGGTGGCAAATGTCCCGTTAGTACCGGAGGTTTCACCACCAGAAGAACTTTTTAAAGTTCCACGAAATAAGTGTGTTGGTTTAGTGATCACACCAGATAAATTGAACGAAATTCGCAAAGAGCGTCTAAAATCACTTGGTCTAAGGTCGGAGGCGAACTACGCTAGCTTTGAAAGAATTCTTGAGGAACTTGAGCATTCTGAGAAAGTCATGAAGCGGGTAGGCTGTCCGGTAATTAATGTATCTAACAAGGCTGTGGAAGAAACAGCCAATCTTATCATAGATATTTTGAAAAGTGAGAGGAGCAGGTAA
- a CDS encoding CoxG family protein, whose protein sequence is MSSHVHKMEVNVPIDKVWKFVESMDAWAPLIPGYIEHEMINERESNWTFKSAFGILKKKIQLKVNITNWIEPERVTFDIMGINEKLNGHGYFKAVKISDNRTSMTGYLEITAGGKLAKVMNPLLKTSIPEMTEELTLAVGQKIEDIVNR, encoded by the coding sequence ATGTCTTCTCACGTACACAAAATGGAGGTAAATGTCCCGATTGATAAGGTATGGAAATTTGTTGAATCGATGGATGCATGGGCACCGCTTATTCCAGGCTATATTGAGCATGAAATGATAAATGAAAGAGAATCGAACTGGACGTTTAAAAGTGCTTTTGGAATTCTTAAGAAGAAGATTCAGCTAAAGGTAAATATAACGAATTGGATAGAACCGGAGAGAGTTACATTTGATATAATGGGAATTAATGAAAAACTAAATGGTCATGGTTATTTTAAAGCGGTCAAAATATCTGATAATAGAACGAGTATGACTGGATATTTGGAAATCACAGCTGGTGGAAAGCTGGCCAAGGTAATGAACCCACTTCTAAAGACTAGTATCCCAGAAATGACGGAAGAACTCACACTTGCTGTGGGACAAAAAATAGAGGATATCGTTAATCGTTGA
- a CDS encoding HD domain-containing protein, which yields MRDVCLTDIFNHHIAQKYVTRSGLVHAIACAYHAYRYAKEQNVDVDSAAKAAFLHDIGHYTWYKNGKWDYDLYRQNDIHAIKGAERAHKLLIRLGENPVKAKEIALAILFHTDSYFPGGEIVRTPLQEIVKRADEKDEEPGGSHHYRQIESNRAYRLLQRLDQKIDKVYAEKYI from the coding sequence ATGAGAGATGTTTGTTTAACGGATATTTTTAACCACCATATAGCCCAAAAATATGTTACCCGGTCTGGTTTGGTTCATGCTATTGCGTGTGCTTACCATGCATACAGGTATGCTAAAGAGCAGAATGTTGATGTGGATAGTGCGGCAAAAGCTGCTTTCCTGCATGATATTGGACATTATACTTGGTACAAAAATGGCAAATGGGATTACGATTTATATCGACAGAATGATATCCATGCCATCAAAGGGGCAGAAAGAGCTCATAAATTATTGATTCGATTAGGTGAAAATCCTGTAAAGGCAAAGGAAATCGCCCTAGCTATTCTGTTTCATACTGATTCTTACTTCCCAGGAGGTGAAATTGTTCGGACGCCGCTCCAGGAAATAGTTAAACGGGCGGATGAAAAGGATGAAGAGCCTGGGGGCAGTCATCACTATCGGCAAATTGAAAGCAACCGGGCGTATCGACTATTACAGCGATTAGATCAGAAAATAGATAAAGTGTATGCTGAAAAATATATTTAA
- a CDS encoding manganese-dependent inorganic pyrophosphatase: MEKILVLGHKNPDTDSICSAIAYANLKSELGFNAEPVRLGEINGETKYALDYFQVNVPRLVEKVAPETNQVILVDHNERQQSADDIDQVRILEVIDHHRIANFQTSDPLFYRAEPVGCTTTILNKLYKEHGVEIKKEIAGLMLSAIISDSLLFKSPTCTEQDKAAARELAEIAGVDAENYGLDMLKAGADLSDKTVEQLITLDAKGFDMGNYKVKIAQVNAVDTKDVLDQKKEIEEAITKAIADENLDLFLFVVTDILTNDSVGLALGKMTSAVETAFNVKLDNNTAVLKGVVSRKKQIVPVLTDTLKAL; the protein is encoded by the coding sequence ATGGAAAAAATTCTAGTTCTCGGACATAAAAACCCGGATACAGACTCAATCTGTTCTGCTATTGCTTATGCAAATTTAAAATCTGAGCTTGGATTCAACGCTGAGCCTGTCCGACTTGGCGAAATTAATGGTGAAACAAAATACGCATTAGATTATTTCCAAGTTAACGTACCACGACTAGTAGAGAAAGTGGCGCCTGAAACCAATCAGGTAATCCTAGTTGACCATAACGAGCGCCAGCAAAGTGCTGACGACATTGATCAAGTTCGGATTCTTGAGGTCATTGACCATCACCGCATTGCCAATTTCCAAACGAGCGATCCATTATTTTATCGCGCTGAGCCAGTAGGCTGTACTACTACCATCCTAAACAAGCTTTATAAGGAACATGGTGTTGAAATTAAGAAAGAAATCGCTGGATTAATGCTTTCAGCCATTATTTCTGATTCTTTATTATTCAAATCACCTACCTGCACGGAGCAGGATAAGGCTGCAGCACGTGAATTAGCCGAAATTGCTGGTGTTGATGCAGAGAATTACGGTCTGGATATGCTAAAAGCAGGTGCAGACCTTAGTGATAAAACGGTTGAACAGTTAATTACCCTTGATGCAAAAGGCTTTGACATGGGCAATTACAAAGTTAAAATTGCACAAGTGAATGCCGTGGATACAAAAGATGTACTTGATCAGAAAAAAGAGATTGAAGAAGCGATAACAAAGGCCATCGCAGACGAAAATCTTGATTTATTCTTATTTGTTGTGACAGATATCTTAACTAATGATTCTGTTGGACTTGCGCTTGGAAAAATGACTAGTGCGGTTGAAACAGCTTTTAATGTGAAGCTTGATAACAACACCGCTGTTCTAAAAGGGGTAGTTTCGCGTAAAAAACAAATCGTACCCGTACTAACTGATACGTTAAAAGCTCTATAA
- a CDS encoding N-acetyltransferase, with translation MVEIRRAKISDIDRLHELIHIYSEQEVLLPRTKESLYQNIFSVFVAEKNGEVVGSASLTILDKDLAEIRSLVVDTSALKSGIGKMLVERIVEETKRLGIEKLISLTYQVDFFRKCGFEITVKDKMPQKVWKDCITCPKLHHCDEVAMILYVKDNICV, from the coding sequence ATGGTTGAAATCAGAAGGGCGAAAATTTCAGATATTGACAGATTGCATGAGCTAATCCATATTTATTCAGAACAAGAGGTACTGCTGCCGAGAACGAAGGAATCACTTTATCAAAATATTTTTTCTGTCTTTGTAGCTGAGAAGAATGGAGAAGTGGTGGGATCGGCAAGCTTAACGATTCTTGATAAGGATTTAGCAGAAATCCGTTCACTCGTTGTTGATACCTCTGCACTTAAGAGTGGGATTGGAAAAATGCTCGTAGAAAGAATTGTTGAGGAAACGAAGCGATTAGGAATTGAAAAGCTCATTTCTTTGACGTACCAGGTGGATTTCTTTCGAAAATGCGGTTTTGAAATCACTGTAAAGGATAAAATGCCGCAAAAGGTATGGAAGGATTGTATTACTTGTCCAAAGCTTCATCACTGTGATGAGGTTGCTATGATTCTGTATGTGAAAGATAATATCTGTGTATAA
- a CDS encoding peptidylprolyl isomerase, with the protein MTKKGYIQMQNGEKIEFDLYPNEAPNTVANFEKLANSGFYNGVTFHRVIPGFVSQGGDPTGTGAGGPGYTIKCETEGNPHKHEVGSLSMAHAGRDTGGSQFFIVHEPQPHLNGVHTVFGKVTSGMDTVLAMKNGDVMEKVEVFEA; encoded by the coding sequence ATGACTAAAAAGGGATACATACAAATGCAAAACGGCGAAAAAATTGAATTTGATTTATATCCGAATGAGGCACCAAATACAGTTGCGAACTTTGAAAAGCTAGCGAACAGCGGTTTTTATAACGGTGTCACTTTTCACCGTGTCATTCCTGGCTTCGTCTCACAAGGGGGAGATCCAACGGGAACTGGCGCAGGCGGACCTGGTTATACAATCAAATGTGAAACTGAAGGAAATCCACATAAGCATGAAGTAGGCTCTTTATCTATGGCGCATGCAGGCAGAGACACCGGTGGTAGTCAATTTTTTATCGTCCATGAGCCACAGCCTCATTTAAACGGAGTACATACTGTTTTCGGTAAGGTAACTTCAGGAATGGATACAGTCCTTGCTATGAAAAATGGCGATGTAATGGAAAAAGTTGAGGTCTTTGAAGCGTAA
- a CDS encoding uroporphyrinogen-III synthase → MGKSLTGKKIVLGASRKIEEMTALIEKQGGTALVRTLQGTVFKADAEVRDSLLAFTETGADWVIFTTGIGFQTLLELAEESGRKEAFIKQLQKAKIATRGYKAAAALKQYGLMNVASDDDGTTQGLIRQLKEVDFSGQRVTVQLHGEKAPGLMNFLAEKGAVTTQLLPYQHIPPVSDTVDTLCQEILAGEVDAVCFTTAIQAHSLFSFAQEKGISGQLLTAFESQTVATAVGKVTAEALREVGVNRIVVPTHERMGAMIVELANYYDEKKE, encoded by the coding sequence GTGGGAAAATCTTTAACAGGAAAGAAAATTGTACTCGGAGCTTCACGTAAAATAGAAGAAATGACGGCTTTAATTGAAAAGCAGGGCGGGACAGCGCTTGTACGCACATTACAGGGGACCGTTTTTAAGGCGGACGCGGAAGTAAGAGACAGTCTGCTTGCATTTACTGAAACAGGAGCGGATTGGGTAATTTTCACAACGGGGATTGGCTTTCAAACCTTGCTGGAGCTTGCAGAAGAATCAGGAAGGAAGGAAGCATTTATTAAACAGCTCCAAAAAGCGAAAATAGCGACTAGAGGTTATAAAGCGGCCGCAGCTCTTAAACAGTATGGATTAATGAATGTAGCTTCCGATGATGATGGTACTACGCAGGGTTTGATACGGCAATTAAAGGAGGTCGATTTTTCTGGGCAACGTGTAACCGTGCAGCTACATGGTGAAAAGGCACCCGGATTAATGAACTTCTTAGCAGAAAAAGGAGCAGTAACAACCCAGCTTCTGCCTTATCAGCATATCCCGCCAGTATCCGACACCGTTGATACGCTTTGTCAGGAAATCTTAGCTGGAGAGGTTGATGCGGTTTGTTTTACAACAGCTATTCAAGCTCATTCACTGTTTAGCTTTGCGCAGGAGAAGGGGATAAGCGGTCAGTTACTGACAGCTTTCGAGAGTCAAACGGTTGCAACTGCGGTAGGAAAGGTGACTGCTGAGGCATTGCGTGAGGTGGGAGTTAATCGGATCGTAGTTCCTACCCATGAGAGAATGGGTGCGATGATTGTAGAATTGGCGAATTACTATGACGAGAAGAAAGAATGA
- a CDS encoding HAD family hydrolase, which yields MIKAIFFDLDDTLLWDQRSVKEAFSATCQVAAEKYPVDPEKLEASVREEARKLYASYETYPFTQMIGINPFEGLWGNFLDDHDQFRKMKDIVPGYRKESWKRGLAQLGIDDDDFATLLAERFPEERRKKPFVYEDSFTILDELKGKYKLLLLTNGSPDLQQTKLTITPELVPYFDEIVISGAFGRGKPDPSIFEHAVSLLGVQKDEVLMVGDNLMTDILGASRAGIKSVWINRTNKNRNEVVPDYEMKELSDLFNILDSLNVKETK from the coding sequence ATGATTAAAGCGATTTTTTTTGATCTAGACGATACGCTTCTATGGGATCAACGAAGTGTGAAGGAAGCCTTTTCGGCTACATGTCAAGTAGCTGCTGAAAAATATCCTGTTGATCCTGAGAAGCTTGAAGCATCTGTTCGGGAAGAGGCGAGAAAGCTGTATGCGAGCTATGAAACCTATCCCTTTACGCAAATGATTGGAATCAACCCTTTTGAAGGATTATGGGGAAATTTTTTAGATGATCATGATCAATTCCGAAAAATGAAGGATATTGTTCCGGGTTATCGAAAAGAATCATGGAAAAGAGGCCTTGCTCAGCTTGGTATTGATGACGATGATTTTGCTACCCTCTTAGCTGAGCGCTTTCCGGAAGAAAGACGTAAAAAACCGTTCGTATATGAAGATAGCTTTACTATATTAGATGAATTAAAAGGTAAATATAAATTATTGCTTCTTACTAATGGATCTCCGGATTTGCAGCAAACGAAGCTTACCATTACGCCAGAGCTTGTTCCATATTTTGACGAGATCGTCATCTCAGGTGCCTTTGGAAGAGGGAAACCAGATCCTTCTATTTTTGAACATGCTGTTTCATTGCTTGGGGTACAAAAGGATGAGGTATTAATGGTTGGAGATAATTTGATGACAGATATCTTAGGTGCTTCTCGAGCAGGAATAAAGTCCGTTTGGATTAACCGTACAAATAAAAATCGTAATGAAGTAGTGCCAGATTATGAAATGAAAGAATTAAGTGACCTGTTTAATATTTTAGACAGTCTTAACGTGAAAGAAACGAAATAA
- a CDS encoding branched-chain amino acid aminotransferase, whose protein sequence is MSNENISITLTTNKKQKPDVHNLVFGKVFTDHMFVMDYSSEKGWHDARIIPYQPITIEPSAMIFHYGQTVFEGLKAYYSVEGKVLLFRPEKNMQRLNQSNDRLCIPKIDEELALQALKELITIDRDWIPQAEGTSLYIRPFIISTEPTLGVHPANNYKFMIIMSPVGSYYQEGIHPVKIAVENQYVRAVAGGTGQAKTAGNYASSLKAQEVAEELGYSQVLWLDGVERKYIEEVGSMNIFFKINGEVITPELNGSILPGITRDSIIHLLKHWNIPVTEKRISIDEVYQAYQDGLLEEVFGTGTAAVISPVGELFWNNEKLIVNGGKTGELSMKLYNTLTSIQLGEKPDPFGWVVEVEKKVEHK, encoded by the coding sequence ATGTCAAACGAAAACATTAGTATCACCCTAACCACCAATAAAAAACAAAAACCTGATGTTCATAATCTTGTATTCGGTAAGGTTTTTACTGATCATATGTTTGTGATGGATTATTCATCAGAAAAAGGCTGGCATGATGCACGTATCATCCCTTATCAACCTATTACAATCGAACCATCAGCCATGATTTTCCATTATGGACAAACCGTTTTCGAGGGTTTAAAGGCGTATTACTCAGTTGAAGGGAAAGTGCTGCTATTTAGACCTGAAAAAAATATGCAAAGATTAAATCAGTCAAATGACCGACTTTGTATTCCAAAGATTGATGAAGAGCTTGCACTTCAGGCATTAAAAGAACTTATTACTATTGATCGTGATTGGATTCCGCAGGCTGAAGGGACATCACTATATATTCGACCATTTATTATCTCAACTGAGCCGACTCTTGGCGTTCATCCTGCTAACAACTATAAATTTATGATTATTATGTCACCAGTTGGTTCTTATTATCAAGAAGGCATTCATCCAGTTAAAATAGCAGTTGAAAATCAATATGTCCGCGCGGTAGCCGGTGGAACAGGGCAGGCGAAAACGGCCGGTAACTATGCATCTAGTTTAAAAGCACAGGAAGTGGCTGAGGAGCTCGGCTATTCGCAGGTATTATGGCTTGATGGTGTCGAAAGAAAGTATATTGAAGAAGTTGGGAGTATGAATATTTTCTTCAAAATTAATGGAGAAGTCATTACACCTGAATTAAACGGCAGTATTTTACCAGGAATTACAAGAGATTCAATCATCCATTTACTTAAGCATTGGAATATTCCTGTGACTGAAAAAAGAATCTCGATTGATGAAGTATATCAAGCCTATCAAGATGGTTTATTAGAAGAAGTTTTTGGAACAGGAACAGCCGCGGTTATTTCACCAGTTGGTGAGTTATTTTGGAATAATGAGAAGTTAATCGTAAATGGTGGCAAGACTGGTGAATTATCTATGAAGTTATATAACACTTTAACAAGCATTCAACTTGGCGAAAAGCCTGATCCATTTGGCTGGGTCGTGGAAGTTGAGAAGAAAGTTGAACATAAATAG